The Eleutherodactylus coqui strain aEleCoq1 chromosome 6, aEleCoq1.hap1, whole genome shotgun sequence genome window below encodes:
- the LOC136633467 gene encoding jeltraxin-like, with amino-acid sequence MKPLPILFVLLSGCFALTGQNILLFPKESVTDYVILRPTVKQALKQLTVCLRSYTSLQREHSLFSIATPRLHNAFLIYPIPPNNISISINHEDLYFNVDPDVLDWKQTCVAWDSKTGLLQLWVNAKRYPRRVTTSRSPIGPQMSLILGQEQDSFGGKFEASQSFVGEMSDVNMWDYVLSTNTISNNYLYELGNIFSWTNGTKEIRGGVMALKN; translated from the coding sequence GCCAAAATATCCTTCTTTTCCCTAAGGAATCAGTCACTGACTATGTGATTCTGAGGCCAACTGTGAAACAAGCTTTAAAACAACTCACCGTATGTCTGCGCTCCTATACCAGCCTCCAACGAGAACATtctcttttttccattgccaCACCTAGATTGCACAACGCTTTCCTTATTTATCCAATACCACCAAACAATATTTCCATCTCCATAAATCATGAAGATCTTTATTTTAATGTGGATCCTGATGTTCTAGACTGGAAACAGACTTGTGTTGCTTGGGACTCCAAGACCGGACTGCTCCAACTGTGGGTCAATGCCAAGCGTTACCCTAGAAGAGTTACTACAAGCAGATCCCCCATAGGACCTCAGATGAGCCTCATCCTTGGGCAGGAACAGGACAGTTTTGGTGGGAAGTTTGAGGCGAGCCAATCTTTTGTTGGTGAAATGTCTGATGTCAATATGTGGGATTACGTTCTCTCCACCAATACCATTTCCAATAATTATCTTTATGAGTTAGGAAATATCTTTAGCTGGACAAATGGAACTAAGGAGATCAGAGGGGGCGTCATGGCCTTGAAAAATTAA